Proteins encoded by one window of Rhodamnia argentea isolate NSW1041297 chromosome 6, ASM2092103v1, whole genome shotgun sequence:
- the LOC115756299 gene encoding uncharacterized protein LOC115756299, producing MYLVKILASGVIQKIAKTGSLCCVAARPHGSHAASGDWSVGPHEPYWRTNTSFSPPPSRLDIRLQFEGLPNGLRDSDQLYRSSTSSNSKGSRGWVRGNRLYNHHYSASDGAELFLSSPSDQSQGPQWTPPTIQEINVEDYGTPTRRDQASRSLSFAPMMEGTTVNQDSLGSCSSRSDSSESEPAFKSCMRTHRNISSRRFFISKPIHPLSFPTDSPAREAPDPVAAGILGLDASSTPQRDAHRWSSSSSIDLTDASEPLESEIFGRSSHSHSSDDAFRCGLCERFLSHRSPWSSRRIVRSGDMPVAGVLSCSHVFHAECLEQTTPKTRKSDPPCPVCARVDEENSPELRVISKMKSGFPRLRTFSEGGPSRPSWGCTQVGDCVEGALHAPPRNAMILLNRNRVKKNLSLKGTMSKEYPGKLRKTGSHSSQFSSRIFMDQNHQAAVECSNSKAGPSLNIG from the exons ATGTATTTG GTTAAGATATTGGCTTCTGGAGTTATACAGAAAATTGCTAAAACGGGGTCACTCTGTTGTGTGGCTGCAAGGCCACATGGATCACATGCAGCCAGTGGGGACTGGTCTGTGGGCCCACATGAGCCATACTGGCGAACAAACACTAGCTTTTCGCCACCTCCATCAAGATTGGATATCCGGCTTCAATTTGAGGGCCTACCTAATGGTTTACGGGACAGTGATCAGCTGTATCGATCGTCCACATCTTCAAACAGTAAAGGAAGTAGGGGATGGGTGAGAGGCAACCGTCTCTACAATCATCATTATTCTGCTTCTGATGGTGCAGAGCTGTTTTTAAGTAGTCCATCTGACCAGTCTCAGGGTCCCCAATGGACACCTCCAACCATACAAGAAATCAATGTCGAGGACTATGGAACTCCGACTAGAAGGG ATCAAGCTTCGCGGTCGTTATCTTTTGCACCCATGATGGAG GGAACCACGGTGAATCAAGATAGTTTAGGTTCTTGTTCGTCCCGCTCAGACAGTAGTGAGTCAGAACCTGCATTTAAGTCATGCATGCGCACTCACCGCAACATCTCAAGCCGCCGTTTCTTCATATCCAAGCCGATTCACCCACTCTCCTTTCCCACCGATAGTCCTGCTAGAGAAGCTCCTGATCCTGTGGCTGCTGGAATCTTGGGGCTCGATGCTTCCTCCACTCCACAAAGAGATGCCCATCGttggagcagcagcagcagcatcgaCTTGACAGATGCATCGGAGCCATTGGAATCTGAAATATTTGGCCGATCCTCCCACTCCCACTCATCTGATGATGCTTTCAGATGCGGATTGTGTGAGAGATTCCTTTCACATAGATCGCCGTGGAGTTCACGTCGGATTGTAAGAAGTGGAGATATGCCAGTCGCTGGGGTCCTTTCTTGTAGTCACGTTTTTCATGCAGAGTGTTTGGAGCAGACAACTCCTAAGACGCGGAAAAGTGACCCTCCTTGCCCTGTGTGTGCGAGAGTGGATGAAGAGAATTCCCCGGAGTTGCGAGTTATTTCCAAAATGAAGAGTGGTTTTCCTAGGCTTAGAACATTTTCTGAGGGTGGGCCATCTAGGCCTTCTTGGGGTTGTACACAGGTTGGCGATTGCGTTGAAGGAGCACTGCATGCACCTCCTCGAAATGCCATGATATTGCTGAATAGGAATCGAGTGAAGAAGAACCTCTCTCTTAAGGGCACCATGAGCAAGGAATATCCTGGTAAGTTGAGAAAAACTGGTTCCCATTCTTCGCAGTTTAGCAGTAGAATATTTATGGATCAGAATCATCAGGCAGCGGTCGAGTGCTCTAATTCAAAGGCAGGCCCGAGCTTGAATATTGGATGA
- the LOC115727734 gene encoding putative methyltransferase-like protein 7A isoform X1 yields MLILPSPRHMTIRIFHSSSWPSVFNSNSKLDAPTFSTQTPIRTSLLHHVVVRSGSSSVAENSGSEQKRAHVGDGLRGGGFCRCGRRHFMEAAVSTASPFIPIRPSNASDFPSDYAAILDKYHAPRPQWYEELQAVVLDKDMEAYEAEIAGYKSQLFSKLKGKVKEVLEIGIGTGPNLKYYANDNNVHVVGIDPKRTMERYSRAAAAAAGLPSPNFKFLQAVGEAIPLRDASVEAVVGTLVLCSVSDVDLTLKEVKRVLKPGGSYIFVEHVAAKDGTILKFLQSILDPLQQAVADGCHLTRNTGKNISEAGFSSVELGTAFLANATLINSHIYGIATK; encoded by the exons ATGTTAATCCTGCCTTCCCCCAGACACATGACGATAAGGATATTCCACTCTTCTTCCTGGCCCTCCGTCTTCAACTCCAACTCCAAGCTCGACGCTCCCACCTTCTCCACGCAAACGCCCATCAGAACTTCTCTCCTTCATCATGTGGTCGTGCGCTCCGGTTCATCTTCGGTGGCCGAGAACTCTGGTTCCGAACAGAAACGAGCTCACGTCGGTGACGGGTTGCGTGGCGGTGGATTCTGCCGCTGCGGAAGACGGCACTTCATGGAGGCAGCTGTATCGACCGCATCGCCATTCATCCCAATTCGCCCTTCAAATGCTTCTGATTTTCCTTCTGATTATGCG GCAATTTTGGATAAATATCACGCTCCTAGACCTCAGTGGTATGAGGAGTTGCAAGCTGTGGTCCTTGATAAGGATATGGAAGCTTATGAGGCCGAG ATTGCAGGGTATAAGTCCCAGCTATTCAGCAAATTGAAGGGAAAAGtcaaggaagttttggagatcgGTATAGGAACCGGTCCTAATCTCAAGTATTATGCCAATGACAACAATGTCCATGTTGTCGGGATAGACCCAAAGAGAACAATGGAAAGATATTCTcgggcagcagcagcagcagctggaCTACCATCTCCCAACTTCAAATTTCTCCAAGCA GTTGGTGAGGCTATACCACTAAGGGATGCATCTGTTGAAGCAGTTGTTGGAACACTCGTCTTGTGCTCCGTCAGTGATGTTGACCTGACGCTGAAAG AAGTGAAGAGGGTGCTTAAGCCAGGTGGTTCTTACATCTTTGTGGAGCATGTGGCTGCAAAAG ATGGAACAATCCTCAAGTTCCTCCAAAGTATCCTCGATCCCTTGCAGCAGGCAGTTGCTGATGGGTGTCACCTTACCAGAAACACAGGGAAGAACATATCTGAGGCTGGATTCTCTAGTGTCGAGCTTGGCACGGCTTTTTTAGCTAACGCCACCCTTATAAACTCTCATATTTATGGAATTGCCACCAAGTAG
- the LOC115727734 gene encoding putative methyltransferase-like protein 7A isoform X2, producing MVNNAAILDKYHAPRPQWYEELQAVVLDKDMEAYEAEIAGYKSQLFSKLKGKVKEVLEIGIGTGPNLKYYANDNNVHVVGIDPKRTMERYSRAAAAAAGLPSPNFKFLQAVGEAIPLRDASVEAVVGTLVLCSVSDVDLTLKEVKRVLKPGGSYIFVEHVAAKDGTILKFLQSILDPLQQAVADGCHLTRNTGKNISEAGFSSVELGTAFLANATLINSHIYGIATK from the exons ATGGTAAATAACGCA GCAATTTTGGATAAATATCACGCTCCTAGACCTCAGTGGTATGAGGAGTTGCAAGCTGTGGTCCTTGATAAGGATATGGAAGCTTATGAGGCCGAG ATTGCAGGGTATAAGTCCCAGCTATTCAGCAAATTGAAGGGAAAAGtcaaggaagttttggagatcgGTATAGGAACCGGTCCTAATCTCAAGTATTATGCCAATGACAACAATGTCCATGTTGTCGGGATAGACCCAAAGAGAACAATGGAAAGATATTCTcgggcagcagcagcagcagctggaCTACCATCTCCCAACTTCAAATTTCTCCAAGCA GTTGGTGAGGCTATACCACTAAGGGATGCATCTGTTGAAGCAGTTGTTGGAACACTCGTCTTGTGCTCCGTCAGTGATGTTGACCTGACGCTGAAAG AAGTGAAGAGGGTGCTTAAGCCAGGTGGTTCTTACATCTTTGTGGAGCATGTGGCTGCAAAAG ATGGAACAATCCTCAAGTTCCTCCAAAGTATCCTCGATCCCTTGCAGCAGGCAGTTGCTGATGGGTGTCACCTTACCAGAAACACAGGGAAGAACATATCTGAGGCTGGATTCTCTAGTGTCGAGCTTGGCACGGCTTTTTTAGCTAACGCCACCCTTATAAACTCTCATATTTATGGAATTGCCACCAAGTAG
- the LOC115727404 gene encoding protein FAR1-RELATED SEQUENCE 1-like isoform X4 produces MLYSTAKQISGAAFRGLVCEYTLKCMGIQGEHVVRFNAADFSVSCDCTLFESKGWLCRHALHVLNMNISVSVIPSFRILKRWTKGAKQGNVNDEFHQMSPGRSTFDRFSTSMRIAFEVMSLGAEDRNTMRIVKKNLDATVAEISSYKSSVVVTDDASDDDSNETSLCEMSILEPLQRKGKGTSYGRLKSLSEKKKKKSKKVIPPVHIESQEFVVQATHNETHLPNYSRNSNQIRNAFCPSNNGDPRVYPNFHNHMQSPYIMLPRIMNGFFPITNATTIHHAARDYEWILPIN; encoded by the exons ATGCTATACAG TACCGCAAAACAGATTTCGGGTGCTGCTTTCCGTGGGTTGGTTTGTGAATACACTCTCAAGTGTATGGGGATTCAAGGTGAACATGTTGTCAGATTTAACGCTGCGGATTTTTCAGTTTCTTGTGATTGCACATTATTTGAATCAAAAGGGTGGTTGTGTCGCCATGCTTTGCACGTGTTGAATATGAACATATCGGTTTCGGTCATTCCATCTTTCCgtattttgaaaagatggaCTAAGGGTGCGAAGCAAGGGAATGTGAATGATGAATTTCATCAAATGTCACCGGGTCGATCTACATTTGATCGATTTTCCACGTCAATGCGAATAGCTTTTGAAGTGATGAGTTTGGGAGCCGAAGATAGAAATACTATGAGAATAGTGAAGAAGAATTTGGATGCGACGGTAgctgaaatttcatcatataaATCAAGTGTGGTTGTGACGGATGATGCTAGTGATGATGATAGTAATGAGACTTCTTTGTGTGAGATGTCGATATTGGAACCCCTTCaaaggaaagggaaaggaaCAAGCTATGGAAGGCTTAAAAGCTTgagtgagaaaaagaagaaaaaatctaagAAAGTAATACCTCCAGTGCACATAGAAAGTCAAG AGTTTGTTGTCCAAGCAACACATAATGAAACTCATTTACCAAATTATTCAAGAAATTCAAATCAGATTCGTAATGCCTTTTGTCCTAGCAACAATGGTGATCCTAGAGTCTATCCAAATTTCCATAATCAT atGCAATCACCGTATATCATGCTGCCAAGGATTATGAATGGATTTTTCCCAATCACTA atgcaACCACCATACATCATGCTGCCAGGGATTATGAATG